A genomic stretch from Dysgonomonadaceae bacterium PH5-43 includes:
- a CDS encoding dihydrofolate synthase/folylpolyglutamate synthase (product_source=KO:K11754; cath_funfam=3.40.1190.10,3.90.190.20; cog=COG0285; ko=KO:K11754; pfam=PF08245; superfamily=53244,53623; tigrfam=TIGR01499) produces the protein MNYKQTIDYLYSSVPMFHKVGSSAYKEGMENSFLIDEHLGRPHTKYKTIHVGGTNGKGSTSHLLASVLQEAGYKVGLYTSPHLIDFRERIKVNGKMVSEEFVIDFVAKHKTFFESIQPSFFELTTGMAFDYFATQQVDIAIIEVGLGGRLDCTNVITPILSIITNISFDHTNLLGNTLEAIAKEKAGIIKPGVPAIIGERESFNIDVDAIFVEDNNPIRESKLLPSSYWEFETDEYPELIDQLGGFAQEKNAATVLTAIKVLKKQLNIPQKAVYRGFRYVIDNTGLMGRWQIIQYDPKIIFDTAHNEAGINYIVKQLEREQYNKLHIVIGMVNDKDSDSVLKQFPEDAIYYFTEPSIPRAKSAEELKNEASKYNLEGDSYTTVKEAFDAAKRDATKKDIIFVGGSTFVVADALSTL, from the coding sequence GTGAATTATAAACAAACAATAGACTATCTATATAGCAGCGTTCCAATGTTTCATAAAGTTGGAAGCAGTGCATATAAAGAAGGAATGGAAAACTCTTTCCTTATTGACGAACATCTCGGTCGCCCTCATACTAAATACAAGACCATACACGTAGGAGGTACAAACGGCAAAGGCTCCACCTCTCACCTCTTAGCTTCGGTACTACAAGAAGCCGGATATAAAGTTGGTCTGTATACATCGCCTCATCTTATTGATTTCAGAGAAAGGATTAAAGTAAACGGCAAAATGGTATCTGAAGAGTTTGTTATAGATTTCGTTGCAAAGCACAAAACATTCTTCGAGTCTATACAGCCATCATTTTTCGAGCTAACAACAGGAATGGCGTTCGATTACTTCGCAACACAACAAGTAGACATCGCAATAATAGAAGTAGGCTTAGGCGGTCGTCTCGATTGTACAAATGTAATAACTCCAATACTAAGCATAATAACCAACATAAGCTTCGATCACACAAACCTTTTGGGGAATACGCTCGAAGCCATTGCTAAAGAAAAAGCAGGAATAATAAAACCAGGAGTACCTGCAATAATAGGAGAACGAGAAAGCTTTAATATAGACGTAGATGCCATATTCGTAGAAGACAACAACCCTATTAGAGAATCCAAACTTCTGCCCTCATCTTATTGGGAGTTCGAAACCGACGAATATCCCGAACTGATAGACCAACTCGGAGGATTTGCTCAAGAAAAGAATGCTGCTACAGTACTAACTGCTATAAAAGTACTAAAAAAGCAATTAAACATTCCCCAAAAAGCAGTCTACAGAGGATTTCGATACGTTATAGACAACACAGGATTGATGGGACGCTGGCAAATAATTCAATACGACCCTAAGATAATATTCGACACAGCGCACAACGAAGCAGGTATAAACTATATAGTAAAACAGCTCGAACGCGAACAATACAACAAGCTACATATAGTAATAGGTATGGTAAACGACAAAGATTCCGATTCGGTATTAAAGCAATTTCCCGAAGATGCAATCTATTACTTCACTGAGCCGTCCATACCAAGAGCTAAGTCGGCAGAAGAATTAAAAAACGAAGCTTCAAAATACAATCTCGAAGGAGATTCATATACTACCGTTAAAGAAGCTTTTGATGCAGCAAAGAGAGATGCAACAAAAAAAGATATTATCTTTGTTGGCGGCAGCACCTTTGTGGTTGCCGACGCACTATCGACATTATAA
- a CDS encoding dolichol-phosphate mannosyltransferase (product_source=KO:K00721; cath_funfam=3.90.550.10; cog=COG0463; ko=KO:K00721; pfam=PF00535; superfamily=53448), with product MSDSIVIIPTYNEIENIEKIIRKVFSLSKHFDMLIVDDGSPDGTANKVKELQQEFPERLFILEREGKLGLGTAYIAGFKYSLDKGYEYIFEMDADFSHNPDDLLRLYSACAEEGADVAIGSRYISGVNVVNWPMSRVLMSYFASKYVQFITGLNIKDTTAGFKCYRRQVLETIGLDNIKFKGYGFQVEMKYTAYKCGFILKEVPIVFVNRVEGVSKMSGGIFSEAFLGVIQLKVGSFFKKYPQKQKAK from the coding sequence ATGAGTGATAGTATTGTTATCATACCGACATATAACGAAATAGAGAATATAGAGAAAATTATACGCAAGGTTTTCTCTTTGTCTAAACATTTCGATATGCTTATAGTAGACGATGGATCTCCAGATGGAACAGCAAATAAAGTGAAAGAGCTACAACAAGAGTTTCCTGAGCGTTTGTTTATATTAGAGCGTGAAGGAAAACTTGGTTTGGGTACTGCATATATTGCAGGTTTTAAATATTCGCTCGATAAAGGTTATGAATATATTTTTGAAATGGATGCCGATTTTTCGCACAATCCTGATGATTTATTAAGGTTATACAGTGCTTGTGCCGAAGAAGGAGCCGATGTGGCTATAGGTTCTCGTTATATTAGCGGAGTAAATGTAGTAAACTGGCCTATGTCTCGTGTGTTGATGTCTTATTTTGCTTCAAAGTATGTGCAATTTATTACCGGGTTAAACATAAAAGATACTACAGCAGGCTTTAAGTGTTATAGACGTCAGGTTTTAGAAACTATAGGCTTAGACAATATAAAATTTAAGGGATATGGCTTTCAGGTAGAGATGAAATACACAGCTTACAAGTGTGGCTTTATACTTAAAGAAGTTCCCATAGTGTTTGTGAATAGGGTAGAAGGCGTATCTAAAATGAGCGGAGGTATCTTTAGTGAGGCTTTTCTCGGAGTGATACAGTTGAAAGTAGGTAGCTTTTTTAAGAAGTATCCACAAAAACAAAAAGCAAAATGA
- a CDS encoding hypothetical protein (product_source=Hypo-rule applied; pfam=PF11307; smart=SM00860; superfamily=160631) — MLQIKDTIVSLDLLEEYFLCDLSVCKGICCVEGDSGAPVEEEEIAELEKVLPIVWDDLSPKAKELIEKQGVVYLDEDGEYVTSIVDGEDCVFTCYDEKGYCKCAIEKAYREGKTDYYKPISCHLYPVRVAKYNSFRAVNVHTWSVCGAARALGKKENLRVYQFLKEPLIRKFGEDWYEHLQQAAKELQQAD, encoded by the coding sequence ATGTTGCAAATAAAAGATACAATAGTAAGTTTAGATTTGTTAGAAGAATACTTTCTGTGCGACCTATCGGTATGTAAAGGTATTTGTTGTGTGGAGGGAGATTCTGGAGCTCCTGTTGAAGAAGAGGAAATAGCTGAGCTTGAAAAAGTTCTACCTATAGTATGGGACGATTTATCGCCAAAAGCAAAAGAACTTATAGAGAAACAAGGCGTGGTTTATCTTGATGAAGACGGTGAATATGTTACTTCTATTGTTGATGGAGAAGATTGCGTATTTACTTGTTATGATGAGAAGGGGTACTGCAAATGTGCTATCGAAAAAGCTTACAGAGAAGGTAAAACCGATTACTATAAACCAATATCGTGTCATTTATACCCTGTTCGTGTGGCTAAATATAATAGCTTTCGAGCGGTGAATGTACATACTTGGAGTGTTTGTGGTGCTGCCAGAGCTTTGGGTAAGAAAGAAAACCTTAGAGTTTATCAATTCCTTAAAGAACCTCTTATAAGAAAATTTGGAGAAGATTGGTATGAACATTTGCAGCAAGCAGCCAAAGAGCTACAACAAGCCGATTGA
- a CDS encoding nitrate/nitrite transporter NarK (product_source=COG2223; cath_funfam=1.20.1250.20; cog=COG2223; pfam=PF07690; superfamily=103473; transmembrane_helix_parts=Inside_1_11,TMhelix_12_34,Outside_35_56,TMhelix_57_79,Inside_80_85,TMhelix_86_105,Outside_106_119,TMhelix_120_142,Inside_143_148,TMhelix_149_171,Outside_172_185,TMhelix_186_208,Inside_209_242,TMhelix_243_265,Outside_266_279,TMhelix_280_302,Inside_303_308,TMhelix_309_331,Outside_332_335,TMhelix_336_358,Inside_359_370,TMhelix_371_393,Outside_394_407,TMhelix_408_427,Inside_428_445) → MTQALRKKLNDSPVARWTVLVVVAFTMFCGYFITDVMAPLMDLLKDEYGWTSTEYGIFNSAYGWLNVFLFMLIISGMILDKFGARLTGIGACLLMIIGCGIKYMAISQAYDGEILGIRTQVFLACIGFAIFALGIETAGITVTKVIARWFTGHEMALAMGIQVAIARLGTALALSSTTPLTKALGSLSAPILLGLGALCIGLIAYLVFCVMDRKLDASEAHIEKEQEEPFRLSDIGSIITNKGFWLIALLCVLFYSAVFPFLKYATSLMINKYNVDPELAGSIPAILPFGTILLTPLFGGIYDKIGKGATIMMIGSSLLIVVHALFAAPFLNVWWFAASLMIVLGIAFSLVPSAMWPSVPKIIPQNKLGTAYALIFWVQNIGLSMVPLLIGWVLDKYCVTESGYDYTLPMIIFTCFGLLALLISLMLKAEDKKKGYGLEKPNIKG, encoded by the coding sequence ATGACACAAGCTTTAAGAAAAAAACTAAACGACTCGCCCGTAGCACGATGGACAGTCTTAGTAGTTGTAGCCTTCACAATGTTTTGCGGCTACTTTATCACCGACGTAATGGCTCCACTTATGGATCTGCTAAAAGACGAATATGGTTGGACATCTACCGAGTACGGAATATTCAACTCAGCATACGGCTGGCTTAACGTATTCCTCTTTATGCTAATAATAAGCGGTATGATACTCGACAAGTTCGGCGCACGCCTAACCGGAATAGGAGCCTGCCTACTGATGATTATCGGCTGCGGAATTAAATATATGGCAATATCGCAAGCCTACGATGGAGAAATATTAGGAATCAGAACGCAAGTATTCCTTGCCTGCATCGGATTCGCAATATTCGCATTGGGAATAGAAACAGCAGGCATCACAGTTACCAAAGTAATTGCACGATGGTTTACCGGACACGAAATGGCTTTAGCAATGGGCATTCAAGTAGCCATCGCACGATTAGGCACAGCATTAGCTCTATCATCTACCACCCCACTAACAAAAGCATTAGGAAGCTTATCGGCTCCAATACTATTAGGATTAGGCGCATTATGCATCGGACTTATCGCCTACCTCGTATTCTGCGTTATGGACCGCAAACTCGACGCTTCGGAAGCCCACATAGAAAAAGAACAAGAAGAGCCTTTCCGTCTTTCCGACATCGGATCCATCATCACCAACAAAGGCTTTTGGCTGATAGCACTACTATGCGTACTGTTTTATTCGGCAGTATTTCCATTCTTAAAATACGCCACATCGTTGATGATAAACAAGTATAATGTCGACCCCGAACTGGCTGGAAGTATACCCGCAATACTCCCCTTCGGAACCATACTTCTTACACCTCTTTTCGGAGGAATATACGACAAAATAGGAAAAGGAGCAACAATTATGATGATAGGCTCATCGTTATTGATAGTCGTTCACGCCCTATTCGCTGCCCCTTTCCTAAACGTATGGTGGTTTGCCGCCTCTCTTATGATAGTGTTAGGAATAGCTTTTTCGTTAGTACCATCGGCAATGTGGCCCTCAGTTCCTAAAATCATACCACAAAACAAATTAGGAACCGCCTACGCACTAATATTCTGGGTGCAAAACATAGGATTAAGTATGGTGCCTCTACTAATAGGTTGGGTGCTCGACAAATATTGTGTAACAGAATCGGGCTACGACTACACCCTCCCTATGATAATTTTTACCTGCTTCGGACTTCTCGCCTTGCTTATATCGCTAATGCTTAAAGCCGAAGACAAAAAGAAGGGTTACGGACTGGAAAAACCAAACATAAAGGGATAA
- a CDS encoding dihydroorotase (product_source=KO:K01465; cath_funfam=2.30.40.10,3.20.20.140; cog=COG0044; ko=KO:K01465; pfam=PF01979; superfamily=51338,51556; tigrfam=TIGR00857), which yields MILIYNAEIINEGARYRASVLIEGKRIKNIFRGAVPEDILSSVDVVNAEGLLLLPGAIDDQVHFREPGLTHKGNIYTESKAAVAGGITSFMDMPNTQPQTTTVEALNDKFDRAAESSLANYSFFIGATNDNIDELKKEGAKRAAAVKLFMGSSTGNMLVDNTDTLNGIFSEIDMVIAAHCESEEVIKSNKEQYIQEFGDDLDITFHSKIRSCEACYESSSKAVALAKERNARLHLFHLSTAKEMELLEAKPLKEKRITGEVCVHHLWFTDEDYARLGNRIKWNPSVKTKADRDALRQALIDGRLDVVATDHAPHTWEEKQGNVFQAASGGPMVQHALTVMLELCSQGVFTPELVVEKMAHAPAELFNIKDRGYIREGYYADLVLVSPNTPWTVTKDTLLYKCGWSPLEGAIFNNKVVKTFVNGSLVYNEGYIDEHFRGMELCCK from the coding sequence ATGATATTAATATACAACGCAGAAATAATAAATGAAGGAGCCCGATATAGGGCTTCGGTTTTAATAGAAGGAAAGAGAATAAAGAATATTTTCAGAGGTGCAGTGCCGGAAGATATTCTTAGTAGTGTTGACGTTGTTAATGCTGAAGGATTGTTATTACTGCCAGGAGCCATAGATGACCAAGTGCATTTTCGTGAACCCGGACTTACACATAAAGGCAATATATATACCGAATCGAAAGCTGCGGTAGCTGGTGGCATAACTTCTTTTATGGATATGCCTAACACGCAACCTCAAACAACTACAGTTGAGGCTTTGAATGATAAATTTGATAGAGCTGCCGAATCATCTCTTGCTAACTACTCTTTCTTTATAGGAGCGACTAATGATAATATCGACGAATTGAAAAAAGAGGGAGCAAAGAGAGCTGCCGCTGTTAAACTGTTTATGGGTTCGTCTACAGGTAATATGTTGGTAGATAACACCGATACTCTTAATGGAATATTTTCAGAAATAGATATGGTTATTGCCGCTCATTGCGAAAGCGAAGAGGTAATAAAATCTAATAAAGAACAATACATACAAGAATTTGGTGATGATCTGGATATAACTTTCCATTCCAAGATAAGGAGTTGCGAGGCTTGTTACGAATCGTCGTCAAAAGCAGTAGCGTTGGCAAAAGAGCGTAATGCTCGTTTGCATCTGTTTCATCTTTCTACAGCTAAAGAGATGGAACTGTTAGAGGCTAAGCCATTAAAAGAAAAACGTATTACAGGCGAAGTATGTGTTCATCATCTTTGGTTTACCGATGAAGATTATGCTCGTTTAGGTAATAGAATAAAATGGAATCCTTCGGTAAAAACAAAAGCAGATAGAGATGCTTTACGTCAAGCCTTAATTGATGGAAGGTTAGATGTGGTTGCTACCGACCACGCTCCCCATACTTGGGAAGAGAAACAGGGTAATGTATTTCAGGCTGCTTCAGGTGGGCCGATGGTACAACACGCTCTAACTGTTATGCTTGAGCTTTGTAGTCAGGGTGTGTTCACTCCTGAACTTGTAGTTGAGAAAATGGCTCACGCTCCTGCCGAATTATTTAATATAAAAGATAGAGGATATATCAGAGAGGGTTATTATGCCGATTTGGTTTTAGTATCTCCTAATACTCCGTGGACAGTAACTAAAGATACTTTGTTGTATAAATGTGGTTGGTCGCCTTTAGAGGGTGCAATCTTTAACAATAAGGTTGTGAAAACTTTTGTAAACGGAAGTTTAGTCTATAACGAAGGATATATTGATGAACACTTTAGAGGAATGGAATTATGTTGCAAATAA
- a CDS encoding transcription-repair coupling factor (superfamily II helicase) (product_source=KO:K03723; cath_funfam=3.40.50.300; cog=COG1197; ko=KO:K03723; pfam=PF00270,PF00271,PF02559,PF03461,PF17757; smart=SM00487,SM00982,SM01058; superfamily=141259,143517,52540; tigrfam=TIGR00580): MKDNLTLQSIYASHPAINAILLSAEETDNIYLKGLKGSAPSLVCSSIFLKSKENSLLCVMNDLEEAGYFYHDCCQILNDDDVLFFPSQFKRNIRYGQKDAASEILRTEVLSVLNAGNKPSIIVTYPEALAEKVVSSDALKTNTLSISINEKIDSVFVQEVLDSYGFERVDYVYEPGQYAVRGSIIDVFSFSNEYPYRVDFFGDEVESIRSFDVETQLSKEKLDAISIISGNSGEGNTTLFSYLPKNTKIVFSKESWFYEKIDSLWNEEPTITNEETFNSIEQIRLMLSPIENFKSGLSSYTKIHIGAPSVNNKDKYSVIEFSTEPQQSFKKNFELVASSLKEKQEDNYKIYILSNNEKQIKRIEAIFEDRGDNIQFTPVLRTLHEGFIDNSIHVCLYTDHQLFDRFHKYNLKSDKARSGKIALSLKELQQFQLGDYLVHIDHGVGKFAGLVRAEINGKMQEVVKMTFLNDDIIFVSIHNLHKISKYKGKDSEAPRLNKLGSGAWENLKNKTKKKVKDIAKDLILLYSKRRDEKGFAFSPDSYLQKELEASFVYEDTPDQLKASNDIKQDMELSRPMDRLVCGDVGFGKTEVAIRAAFKAATDSKQVAVLVPTTLLAYQHYNTFKGRLNDFPVTIEYISRARTTKEIKEILQRLKEGKIDILVGTHRLISKDVVFKDLGLLIIDEEQKFGVSVKEKLKQLKVSVDTLTLTATPIPRTLQFSLMGARDLSNISTPPPNRYPIQTEVHTFGADIIREAVNFEMSRNGQVFFINNRISNLSDLQQLIQREVPDARVAVGHGQMEPSRLEEIITDFANHEYDVLLATTIIENGIDIPNANTIIINSAQNFGLSDLHQLRGRVGRGNRKAFCYLLAPPLSSLTPEARRRLQAIENFSELGSGIHIAMQDLDIRGAGNMLGAEQSGFIADLGYETYQKILTEAVQELKNEEFFELYKNEQSVDSGENYVIETNVESDMELLFPATYIPNDSERILLYRELDSMEKDEEVEAFRNKLQDRFGSIPSQGEELIRIVRLRRMAKKLGIEKVSLKNGKMSLFLVNNIESPYYSSAAFDSLLEYVKHNYQHCQLKETNKRRLLSIDNVKTVEKAVEVISSI; encoded by the coding sequence TTGAAAGATAATTTAACTTTACAAAGCATTTATGCCTCTCACCCAGCTATAAATGCAATTCTTTTATCGGCAGAAGAGACCGACAATATCTACCTAAAAGGCTTAAAGGGTTCAGCTCCCAGCCTTGTATGTTCCTCGATTTTTCTTAAATCGAAAGAGAACTCATTGCTTTGTGTTATGAACGACCTCGAAGAAGCTGGCTATTTCTATCACGATTGTTGTCAGATTCTAAACGACGATGATGTTCTCTTCTTCCCTTCTCAGTTTAAAAGGAATATAAGATACGGGCAAAAAGATGCCGCCAGCGAAATACTTCGTACCGAAGTGCTTAGTGTTCTCAATGCAGGAAACAAACCCTCAATTATAGTTACTTACCCCGAAGCTCTTGCCGAAAAGGTTGTTTCGAGTGATGCTCTAAAAACCAATACTCTATCGATAAGCATTAACGAAAAAATAGATAGTGTTTTTGTGCAAGAAGTATTAGACTCTTATGGCTTTGAGCGTGTCGACTATGTTTACGAACCTGGACAATATGCTGTACGAGGTTCTATTATAGACGTATTTTCTTTTTCAAACGAATATCCCTACCGTGTGGATTTCTTTGGAGATGAAGTTGAAAGTATTCGCAGCTTTGATGTTGAGACTCAATTATCTAAAGAAAAGCTCGATGCTATATCTATCATATCTGGCAACTCTGGCGAAGGCAACACTACCCTCTTCTCTTATCTTCCAAAAAACACTAAGATAGTATTCAGCAAAGAAAGTTGGTTTTACGAAAAGATAGACTCTCTTTGGAATGAAGAGCCTACAATTACCAATGAAGAAACTTTTAATTCGATTGAACAAATACGTCTAATGCTCTCTCCTATTGAAAATTTCAAATCTGGATTAAGTTCATATACTAAGATACATATAGGTGCTCCGTCTGTAAACAATAAGGATAAATATTCGGTAATTGAATTTTCGACAGAACCTCAGCAATCATTCAAAAAGAATTTCGAACTTGTTGCATCTTCTCTCAAAGAAAAACAAGAAGACAATTACAAAATATACATCTTAAGCAACAACGAAAAACAAATAAAACGTATTGAGGCTATATTCGAAGACAGAGGCGACAATATACAATTCACTCCTGTGTTAAGAACTCTTCACGAAGGATTTATCGACAACTCTATTCACGTATGTTTATATACCGACCATCAACTATTCGACCGATTTCACAAATACAATCTTAAGTCGGATAAAGCTCGTTCTGGTAAAATTGCTCTATCTCTTAAAGAACTACAACAATTTCAACTCGGCGATTATCTTGTACACATAGATCACGGAGTTGGTAAGTTTGCAGGACTTGTAAGAGCTGAAATCAACGGCAAGATGCAAGAGGTGGTAAAGATGACTTTCTTAAATGACGACATAATATTTGTTAGCATTCACAACCTTCATAAAATATCAAAATATAAGGGTAAAGATAGTGAGGCTCCTCGACTAAACAAACTTGGTTCGGGAGCTTGGGAAAATCTAAAAAACAAAACGAAGAAGAAAGTTAAAGACATTGCAAAAGACCTTATTCTACTATACTCTAAGCGTAGAGATGAAAAGGGTTTTGCTTTCTCTCCCGATTCTTATCTTCAAAAAGAATTGGAGGCATCGTTCGTTTACGAAGACACTCCCGACCAGTTAAAAGCATCTAACGACATTAAGCAAGATATGGAACTTTCGCGTCCTATGGATCGTCTTGTATGTGGCGATGTTGGATTTGGGAAGACAGAAGTTGCCATTCGTGCGGCTTTCAAAGCAGCAACAGATAGTAAACAGGTTGCTGTATTAGTGCCAACTACTTTGCTTGCTTATCAACACTACAATACTTTCAAAGGCAGATTAAACGATTTCCCTGTTACCATAGAATATATATCTCGAGCAAGAACAACCAAAGAGATTAAAGAAATATTACAGAGATTAAAGGAGGGAAAGATAGATATACTTGTTGGCACTCACCGATTGATAAGCAAAGATGTTGTATTCAAAGATTTAGGATTACTTATTATCGACGAAGAGCAAAAGTTTGGCGTTAGTGTTAAAGAAAAGCTTAAACAACTAAAAGTAAGCGTAGACACTCTTACATTAACCGCCACTCCTATTCCTCGCACTTTGCAATTCAGTCTTATGGGAGCTCGCGACTTATCTAACATCTCCACGCCTCCACCTAACAGATACCCTATACAAACCGAAGTGCATACTTTTGGGGCTGATATAATACGCGAAGCCGTAAACTTCGAGATGAGCCGCAACGGACAAGTATTCTTTATCAATAATCGGATATCTAACCTAAGCGACTTACAACAGCTTATACAAAGAGAAGTGCCAGATGCTCGAGTTGCTGTCGGACACGGACAAATGGAACCTTCTCGCCTCGAAGAGATAATAACCGACTTCGCTAATCACGAATACGATGTATTGCTTGCAACAACAATAATAGAAAACGGAATAGACATTCCCAACGCTAACACCATAATAATAAACAGCGCTCAAAACTTCGGACTTAGCGATTTACACCAACTTAGAGGACGTGTGGGACGAGGAAACAGAAAAGCTTTCTGCTACTTGTTAGCTCCACCTCTATCGTCGCTCACTCCTGAAGCTCGACGAAGACTACAAGCCATAGAAAACTTCTCCGAATTAGGTAGCGGCATACATATAGCTATGCAAGACTTAGATATAAGAGGAGCAGGAAATATGCTTGGTGCCGAACAGAGCGGTTTTATTGCTGATCTTGGATACGAAACTTATCAGAAAATATTAACTGAAGCGGTACAAGAACTTAAGAATGAAGAGTTTTTCGAACTATACAAGAATGAACAATCTGTTGATTCGGGCGAAAACTATGTAATAGAAACAAATGTAGAAAGCGATATGGAATTACTATTCCCTGCCACATACATACCTAACGACTCGGAGCGAATACTTTTATATCGTGAACTCGACTCGATGGAAAAAGACGAAGAAGTAGAAGCGTTTCGCAATAAACTGCAAGACCGTTTTGGCAGCATTCCATCACAAGGGGAAGAGCTTATACGTATAGTTCGCCTTCGCCGAATGGCTAAAAAATTAGGAATAGAAAAAGTATCGCTAAAGAACGGCAAGATGTCGCTATTCCTTGTAAACAATATAGAATCTCCTTATTATTCGAGCGCAGCGTTCGATAGTTTATTAGAATACGTTAAACACAACTATCAACACTGTCAGTTAAAAGAAACTAACAAGAGGAGATTACTATCTATCGACAACGTTAAAACAGTAGAAAAAGCAGTAGAAGTTATTTCTTCAATATAA